Within the Glycine max cultivar Williams 82 chromosome 12, Glycine_max_v4.0, whole genome shotgun sequence genome, the region TCTTCTACAACACATTCATTTTATCAAAACACTAACAATAATGAACATTATTACCTGAGAAGTTTTGAACGCATCCGAGCAATCAACATGTtgttcattcacaccacattcttgttcattttgatcatccatatcaacttcttcataCATTATATTGTCATACacccattgatcttcgtccatcttaacaacAAATCAAAAATGTCCACATCATATAAAATTCTACATATTCTTTTAGTGCACACCATTTTATACAAACTACAATTCATAGtcatatatatcaataaaaaaacccTATATCGGTCcctatactttatatttaatttcattttagttcttaccatcaaaatttgattaatattatcaataaaaattaactacATAAATATTACCAagtaatttgtaactaatttatcataagaaaatttgtaataaaaaataatttataatttataactaatttgtagctaaataattaaattatatactaatactatatataatttgtaataaataaataattcataatttgtaataaaatgtacattatagggactaaaaaaacacTGTCAAACTATAGgtaccaaatgagtaatttaacatattaataattaaaaaaataaaactttaacaaattaaaaaaaaccaaaaaactcaTACGGATAAACTACATTCGTATGCTTTATACAGATGAATGGATGTAGTTCATTCATATGCTTTATACGGATGAACTTCgtacttacggatcaacttcatccgtataaatcatacaaatcaagttgattcgtatgTGAAAAATGATCACCACTCAACTAGAAAAGCCAAAAAATCGTGTACCTTTGACGAAATCGAACCAACAACCGCAACAATCACCGACCGGTAACACTTTCACCTCCACTGAACCGCTACCTCTCTCAACAATGGAAAACCAACACGAAAGGGAGAAAGGGAAGCACAAAACCATAAACGCATAAAAAAACAACAGAAAAAGCAACTTAAAAAGGAACAACATGCCAAGGGCATTAATGaagaatgttgggtgcacctagcaacacccttcCTAAAGGCGTGGGAACTAGGAACATGTTGCTATTTCACTAGAGTATGGTCAGGACAAAATTGCCATAACAATAGCATTCCGAATGGCTTTCTTTACCATCCTAAGCTAAATTTATCAGTCACAAAATAGTTACTTGTTAGGAACTTGAAAATGGTAATAGTTCCTCTCAACATGTTAATTTCAGCTAACTTTATTTGACAAACAATGTCTTGTTCACTCAGTTCTTCAAAACAACTAGAGTCACTGATATATTTCTTTcgtattaatattttatgggttaatgttaattattaattattaattttttttatcaccaaaGGATTCAAACccataatcttttttttctctcttctctctttacCACCAAGTAAATCTTATAACCTCATGTCCTTTTACTTAGTGGAAACCAGTTTTGAGGTCCAATCCCATGTCTCACCTTTCATTGGAATTGGTTACCATGTGATAGTTACATAAAAGTTATCCTAACACTAGtggaaaaattatgatttattttgcattcaaaatatacaacaataataaataaggaaaaatagatTTGTGTACCTGAATGTAAGTTCTTGAAGCAACAAGTTTTTTATTCAATAGTGACAGACTCTACGTGTATCCACACCAAGACCTATCAACTCTTTGACGAGTGGAACTCTAAAGAGTATATCCTCTTTCTACTTTTCAAGTCTAAAACTAGACTAACTTTTCTCATTTGTGTCTAGTGTCCTTTATCTTGTGTAAATGCTTCTATTTATCATGTTAAAGAGATATGGATCTTTTTTCAAAGAAGTATAATATTTCCTTCCATCATTTATAGCTTAAGGTTAACTCTAGAATATAGTATTATTGTCAAACTCTAATAAGCTAAAACATTTAATCAATGAATAACTTaagaaactcttttcttttttcattcgaTCGTCTTGGCCAAGGTCttaattatatcataaaactCAAACTCATTACCTAAGAGTTGATGGATttcttcttgattaatcattaattctacaagtatttaatcatgtccaatattcattcaactagTGTCCTAAGAGATTAGgtgtctaaaattaaaatataacaaataacttattaattactatgataatCTCGAGTCAACTCTCTgaaactattatattttttcttgagcACTCCCTATTAACATGTCAagataatattaactattagaaatttttaattgagtCAATTTAATAATGACATCCAAATATACATCatctatatatgtaatttaataaatgaaatctattaatctttatcgatacatatatattgatctatCTGGATTATTGATGTCATGTTCACGATAATCCtacaatcaagaacaatttagattaaaattataaaagacttatttctcattatcataatctttaTCATGataacaagtctttaattttaatcaaagacttgtcaaattaacaatttaataaaataataaatatgataataaaataaagaataattctttattaaaatttataacatgaTAGATTAAATCttgaacatatatatttatcCCCATCACTATATTCATCTTATCTATCTTGACATGAGCTGCTTGTGACTCTCAACATCTACATTTTGAACCACTTGaacttgtagaaaaaaaaaaaactatttaagcCAAACCATCCGAACATCATAGGCACCAAGATAGTTGATTTTTCCTTCAATGAATTCTCGGTTAATTGTCGGAGTTCTTTTGATTTATAGagatttagatttttattttttttcaatatatttttttataaataaatagtatatgtaatattttttactatattaCTATTTAATCATAAACTGACATATACAATAAGATTGTTGatttttatcctaattaatcttaggattatattaataataatttctggttaatataaaattaaccttTCTTTTAGtacataattatcttttaaactattttttttctttcaaccaaccatatttttttaatttttagttttttaaatggaattttaatatttttttaaaaatgccaacataattaaaattacttatattataatttaaattatttattataagtctaaatataatttatatattaaaatattcatttattgtgatttttaataatataaataaaatatttatcttgtgTGATACACATTaaagtattattataaataaatttgatattaaattaaatattaatggatatttaaatgatttaatatttaataaatataataatgaaaatgatatttcataatttaaagattaaattgataaatttgacCGATTACTAATTATTTGAAGTAGAAATTTAGTAGTAAGGGCACAGAGAAAGGGCAGAGTATATCCTAATGAAACGAAGCGTTTTGAAGTTGAGAAGATagcagaagaagaagggaagagATCCATTCCATGGCGTCGTCGTCTTCAAACTGAAGACCGGAGAGAGTCACCGTCGTCACTTTCCGGAGAACAGAACAGAACAAGTGCATAAGAGAATCATCGAATTTTCATTCCTTTGTGTAATTTCAATTTGTTCCCTTCTCTGCAAATATTTAATCTTTAGTTGctcttttaattgttttactccataattaaaaaaaccacACTTTCTTGTGCTTAGtactttgtttaattaattagttaatggCCTTGAAATACAGTGTggtgatttatttattaaacttgGGTGGTATTTGGTTAGAAGATAGAAGATGAAGCGCAAGCGTGGGCATAAGAAAGGGAAGGCAAAAGGCAGCACTAACCATGGAAGCAGTGGTGCTGATGCTAACAAGGAAGAAACCTCTGGTTTGGAGGTTGACACACCTTCTTCCACGGGGACCGGGATGGATCAGCAGCAGCATTACAATCTTGCTAACATAAATCCTGATGGTTCTGTTGATAAGGCTATTGGGCGTGTTAAGGTGAAGCTCAAGACACCTAAAATCTTAGACTCCCAACCCACCTCATCTGATGCTCCCAGTCCCACACAAAGCGATACTGAGAGAATGGAAGATAGTGCAAATTCTTTGCCTGATATGAAACTCAGTACTCTGTCTAAGAGAGCTGCTAGCATTAAAATTAAGTCTTCATCAAACCACACATTGTCGGCTTCCACTGAGATCACCCtcccaaaagaaagaaagaataagcAGGAATTGGATGCTTCCTTAGTGGTCTGTTGGACCTTTGGTTTTGTTTGCTATTTTCAAGCATTccattatcaattataataataataataataataatacatttgCTTTGTTCTGCACAGGTTTTAAGGAAGGTAATGAAAATGGATGCAGCTGAACCCTTCAATGTTCCTGTCAATCCTGAAGCTCTGGGAATTCCTGTATGTAACTTTTTTCCAtcgattttttataaaacatggAACCATTTTCTTGAAACGATTACTTGTGTCTAATGTCGTAATGCTGTCTGGAACCAGGACTATTTCGATATCATAAACACACCAATGGATTTTGGAACTATATGTAACAATcttgaaaagaatgaaaagtatATGAATTCCGAGGATGTATTTAAGGATGTTCAATACGTTTGGGACAACTGTTACAAGTATAACAATAAGGGTGACTATATCTTGGATCTTATGAGGCGAGTAAAGAAGAACTTTATGAAGTACTGGACAGCAGCTGGGCTATACAGTGAACAATCAAAAGGGACCAAGGGTGAGAcatctatgtgtgtgtgtgtataatatatatacacaatcCTTCCCTTTTCCTTTGCAAGTATGAAAGATATAAAGCATTTAGCTATGCCAGAATGAAGAACATTACTTTGCATACATAATCTTCTGAAAACAAATGATTTTCATTTCATGTAAAATACTTTACTGTGGTATTCTGATAGCAATATGGGTGTATGTTTTCATTATGAATCACATacagagaggacttcagcagaAGATATTGCACTTTCTGGTGATGGAAAAGCAGGGAAGGGTGGTCAATTGAAGCAGAAGACAAAAAAGCGTCATGGGTCTGTATTTTCAAACTGCAATTTAACCccctatttattatattataattcctTATGTGGTAATTCTTCTTACAATGGAAATGACTTAGTTGCTATCATGTAAACTAAATGAAATCACTTGTTGATAATGTTCATTGTGTATTATGATTAAGTGAACAATATAAGTTTACAAGTAGATTGTAATTGTAGACTAATACTTAATTCTCAGAAATTTGATTCTGTCTGATAGTGTATCTTTCTTAAAGGTGGGTTATAAATCTTAAGTAAGATAGAAAAGAAGAGAAGCTTTTGTTTACTTTGGGAATTGCATTTCCTTCAGATAAGTTCTGTAAAATGTATCTTTTGGTTCATTTGTAAATGTAAGTGATTCTAAAACAGATATCAATAATGACGCATGACCAGGGGTTCccttgtttttaatttccccctccccccccccccccccccccctccctctCTCTTTCAGTTCCCATTGTATTGATGATGAGAATTGTTAATGGATAATGgttcaatgaaatttttttcattttgcagAAGACACCATAAACATGATTGTttatgtgctatttgtgttCTAAAGCGACGTAGGAAGGAACGGGAGGAGAATGCTCGAATTGCTAGAAGCAATTTTGGATCTGGTGGTGATAAGCATGCTAACGAGTTTAAGCACGAGGTATTTTAATGGCTTGTTGCCTACACTTTATCTTTTGGATAGATGTCTAATTTTTAGAGGCAGTTTTAGGGTATATACATCATGTCTCACTGGTAAAATTCCTAACTGAAATGATGGGACCACAACGAATttacttattatatatttttctgatttgatattttcattatgGTTATTATGCTGTAACTCATtaagaaaatgattgaaaagAATATAGCTGGACTGGCTTTATATCTCTGCCTTGGTGCAATTTATTAAGCTAGTTATCATAAATCAATGTTTTTAAAGTAGCATGAAGATGATGTTCTCCTGTTTGATTCCGTTATTGCCTTTGGTAACATCTGAATCCCTGACATAAAATGAGGGTCATAGTACAAGCATTGAAGAAAACTAAGCATCTACTTTATTATTAAGTGGACAAtgacttaaaataattttttactaccTTGTTTTAAGGAATCAATACAAGTAGAGAGTCCTGGTGGTGAAGATTCATCATCAAATATAGATGAATCTATGGGCACTGATGGAGATGTTGATGAAGACAAAGGAGAGGTGGCAAAGATGGAGATTAGTGAGAAGCAGTGTAGCCCTTCTGAGAGAAAGCATGTGAgcattgatgttgataatgatgatgacaatgatgaCCATGGCCTAGAGGAaggggaggaggaggagaatggagaggaagaagatgaggaaGAGATTGAAATGAACAGCCAGAAGGGAGAGATGAATGAAACTTTAAAACATGGTGGAACCTTggaagagaaatcaaatgttggtGATGCAACCGCTCTACATGATGAATATAGAACAAAGCAACAAGAAGGACAATCTGCGGCAGTCCAGCAACAGAAGAAACACAAGGTATTTCCCCAACTGTTTGTTCTAGCAAATGACAGCATTTGCACAACCCATCGGCAAGAAATCACATCCTAGAATGCAGTTACATTAACTTGCCAGTGTGATTATTTGCAGTTAATTAGTGTACTAAATAGTTCAATCTGTTTGTAGGGGTCACAAGATAAACAGCAGAAAGCTAAGCTCCTTGAGAGCTTATATAGTGAAAACCACAAGCTTTCAAGTTTATGTGGAATTCTCTTCCCCCAAAATAGTCAGTCTGTCTGGAGTGGACCACACTCACTAATACAGAAGAGAAATTCTGCTCGTACTAGTTCAATTCACGCTGCTATTAGGACTTTCATGGGGTAGCTTTTATCTTGATCAGTTTATTACACTTCCCAGCAGCCTAtgtcattaatattttagttgaCATCCCTTCGTTACATGATGTGTGTATTATAGTCACAATTTCTTGGTAGCAACAGcagattttgtaatttttctttctgtt harbors:
- the LOC100802058 gene encoding bromodomain testis-specific protein; the protein is MKRKRGHKKGKAKGSTNHGSSGADANKEETSGLEVDTPSSTGTGMDQQQHYNLANINPDGSVDKAIGRVKVKLKTPKILDSQPTSSDAPSPTQSDTERMEDSANSLPDMKLSTLSKRAASIKIKSSSNHTLSASTEITLPKERKNKQELDASLVVLRKVMKMDAAEPFNVPVNPEALGIPDYFDIINTPMDFGTICNNLEKNEKYMNSEDVFKDVQYVWDNCYKYNNKGDYILDLMRRVKKNFMKYWTAAGLYSEQSKGTKERTSAEDIALSGDGKAGKGGQLKQKTKKRHGRHHKHDCLCAICVLKRRRKEREENARIARSNFGSGGDKHANEFKHEESIQVESPGGEDSSSNIDESMGTDGDVDEDKGEVAKMEISEKQCSPSERKHVSIDVDNDDDNDDHGLEEGEEEENGEEEDEEEIEMNSQKGEMNETLKHGGTLEEKSNVGDATALHDEYRTKQQEGQSAAVQQQKKHKGSQDKQQKAKLLESLYSENHKLSSLCGILFPQNSQSVWSGPHSLIQKRNSARTSSIHAAIRTFMG